One Dromiciops gliroides isolate mDroGli1 chromosome 3, mDroGli1.pri, whole genome shotgun sequence DNA segment encodes these proteins:
- the MOSPD2 gene encoding motile sperm domain-containing protein 2 isoform X4: protein MAQAPSQEKSKLVSETRRRFEAEYLADKSDKYDTRDVEKLQQDDNWVESFLCWRHDVVDDTLKMIDESFQWRKEFGVNDLSESTLPKWLFEVGAVYLHGYDKEGNKLFWFRVKFHTKDNKTILDKKKLVAFWLERYAKRENGKPLTVMFDMSETGLSNIDMDIVRFIINCFKVYYPKYLTKIVVFDMPWIMNAAFKIVKGWLGPEAVNMLKFTGKNEVQEYVSIEYLPPHMGGTDPFKYSYPPLVDDDFQTPLCENGPITSEDETESKEDIETDNKETGETNSSEEQAVVPKKISPVEQTSKAEESDKVDSKIKTLKKSLSMFKGVLLHISPAEELYFGSKEIGEKKCLIILTNVTKNVVAFKVRTTAPDKYRVKPSNSCCDPGSSLDVVVSLHGGFTISPQDRFLIMAAEMEQSCGTGAAELAQFWKDIPRNKIMEHRLRCHVDSSKPSSLTLKENSFTIPSKSSEDIHLQIQPFRFVTQKN from the exons ATAAATCAGATAAATATGATACACGGGATGTGGAAAAACTACAGCAGGATGATAATTGGGTTGAAAGTTTTTTGTGTTGGCGACATGATGTGGTAGATGATACACTGAAGATGATTGATGAAAGCTTTCAGTGGAGAAAAGAATTTGGTGTCAATG ACCTGAGTGAATCCACTCTTCCCAAATGGCTATTTGAGGTTGGTGCTGTGTATCTACATGGGTACGACAAAGAGGGCAACAAATTGT TCTGGTTCAGAGTGAAGTTTCATAcaaaagacaataaaactatTTTGGACAAAAAGAAGCTCGTAGCCTTCTGGCTAGAACGCTATGCtaaaagagagaatggaaaacccttAACAGTGATGTTTGACATGTCTGAAACCGGACTGAGTAACATA gaCATGGATATTGTTCGGTTCATCATCaactgctttaaggtttattaTCCTAAATACCTCA CAAAAATTGTAGTCTTCGATATGCCATGGATTATGAATG CTGCTTTTAAAATTGTGAAAGGCTGGCTTGGTCCAGAAGCAGTGAACATGTTGAAGTTTACTGGTAAAAATGAAGTTCAGGAGTACGTCAGCATAGAATACTTGCCCCCACACATGGGTGGAACT GATCCTTTCAAGTATAGTTATCCGCCACTAGTAGATGATGATTTTCAAACCCCTTTGTGTGAAAATGGACCTATTACCAGTGAGGATGAAACTGAaagcaaagaagatatagaaacaGATAACAAAGAAACTGGGGAAACAAATTCCAGTGAAGAACAAGCTGTTGTTCCCAAAAAG ATTAGCCCAGTAGAACAAACTTCTAAAGCAGAAGAGTCGGATAAAGTggattcaaagataaaaacattaaagaaatcaTTAAGCATGTTTAAAGGAGTCCTGTTGCACATCAG CCCTGCTGAAGAACTTTATTTTGGATCCAAAGAAATTGGAGAGaagaagtgcttaataatactcacaaatgtaacaaaaaacgTAGTTGCATTTAAG GTGAGAACAACAGCTCCAGACAAATATAGAGTTAAGCCAAGTAATAGTTGCTGTGACCCTGGTTCATCATTAGATGTAGTGGTGTCTCTTCATGGGG GTTTCACAATTTCCCCTCAAGATCGTTTTCTCATAATGGCCGCAGAAATGGAACAGTCTTGTGGTACAGGAGCAGCAGAACTGGCACAGTTCTGGAAGGATATACCCAGAAACAAAATAATGGAGCATAG GTTAAGATGCCACGTTGATAGCAGTAAACCATCTTCTcttacattaaaagaaaattcttttacCATTCCATCCAAAAGCAGTGAGGATATACATTTACaa ATCCAGCCTTTTAGATTTGTCACCCAAAAGAACTGA
- the MOSPD2 gene encoding motile sperm domain-containing protein 2 isoform X3 → MAQAPSQEKSKLVSETRRRFEAEYLADKSDKYDTRDVEKLQQDDNWVESFLCWRHDVVDDTLKMIDESFQWRKEFGVNDLSESTLPKWLFEVGAVYLHGYDKEGNKLFWFRVKFHTKDNKTILDKKKLVAFWLERYAKRENGKPLTVMFDMSETGLSNIDMDIVRFIINCFKVYYPKYLTKIVVFDMPWIMNAAFKIVKGWLGPEAVNMLKFTGKNEVQEYVSIEYLPPHMGGTDPFKYSYPPLVDDDFQTPLCENGPITSEDETESKEDIETDNKETGETNSSEEQAVVPKKISPVEQTSKAEESDKVDSKIKTLKKSLSMFKGVLLHISPAEELYFGSKEIGEKKCLIILTNVTKNVVAFKVRTTAPDKYRVKPSNSCCDPGSSLDVVVSLHGGFTISPQDRFLIMAAEMEQSCGTGAAELAQFWKDIPRNKIMEHRLRCHVDSSKPSSLTLKENSFTIPSKSSEDIHLQFMNSRCENDCSPP, encoded by the exons ATAAATCAGATAAATATGATACACGGGATGTGGAAAAACTACAGCAGGATGATAATTGGGTTGAAAGTTTTTTGTGTTGGCGACATGATGTGGTAGATGATACACTGAAGATGATTGATGAAAGCTTTCAGTGGAGAAAAGAATTTGGTGTCAATG ACCTGAGTGAATCCACTCTTCCCAAATGGCTATTTGAGGTTGGTGCTGTGTATCTACATGGGTACGACAAAGAGGGCAACAAATTGT TCTGGTTCAGAGTGAAGTTTCATAcaaaagacaataaaactatTTTGGACAAAAAGAAGCTCGTAGCCTTCTGGCTAGAACGCTATGCtaaaagagagaatggaaaacccttAACAGTGATGTTTGACATGTCTGAAACCGGACTGAGTAACATA gaCATGGATATTGTTCGGTTCATCATCaactgctttaaggtttattaTCCTAAATACCTCA CAAAAATTGTAGTCTTCGATATGCCATGGATTATGAATG CTGCTTTTAAAATTGTGAAAGGCTGGCTTGGTCCAGAAGCAGTGAACATGTTGAAGTTTACTGGTAAAAATGAAGTTCAGGAGTACGTCAGCATAGAATACTTGCCCCCACACATGGGTGGAACT GATCCTTTCAAGTATAGTTATCCGCCACTAGTAGATGATGATTTTCAAACCCCTTTGTGTGAAAATGGACCTATTACCAGTGAGGATGAAACTGAaagcaaagaagatatagaaacaGATAACAAAGAAACTGGGGAAACAAATTCCAGTGAAGAACAAGCTGTTGTTCCCAAAAAG ATTAGCCCAGTAGAACAAACTTCTAAAGCAGAAGAGTCGGATAAAGTggattcaaagataaaaacattaaagaaatcaTTAAGCATGTTTAAAGGAGTCCTGTTGCACATCAG CCCTGCTGAAGAACTTTATTTTGGATCCAAAGAAATTGGAGAGaagaagtgcttaataatactcacaaatgtaacaaaaaacgTAGTTGCATTTAAG GTGAGAACAACAGCTCCAGACAAATATAGAGTTAAGCCAAGTAATAGTTGCTGTGACCCTGGTTCATCATTAGATGTAGTGGTGTCTCTTCATGGGG GTTTCACAATTTCCCCTCAAGATCGTTTTCTCATAATGGCCGCAGAAATGGAACAGTCTTGTGGTACAGGAGCAGCAGAACTGGCACAGTTCTGGAAGGATATACCCAGAAACAAAATAATGGAGCATAG GTTAAGATGCCACGTTGATAGCAGTAAACCATCTTCTcttacattaaaagaaaattcttttacCATTCCATCCAAAAGCAGTGAGGATATACATTTACaa TTTATGAACTCCAGATGTGAAAATGACTGCTCTCCACCCTAA
- the MOSPD2 gene encoding motile sperm domain-containing protein 2 isoform X2, whose translation MAQAPSQEKSKLVSETRRRFEAEYLADKSDKYDTRDVEKLQQDDNWVESFLCWRHDVVDDTLKMIDESFQWRKEFGVNDLSESTLPKWLFEVGAVYLHGYDKEGNKLFWFRVKFHTKDNKTILDKKKLVAFWLERYAKRENGKPLTVMFDMSETGLSNIDMDIVRFIINCFKVYYPKYLTKIVVFDMPWIMNAAFKIVKGWLGPEAVNMLKFTGKNEVQEYVSIEYLPPHMGGTDPFKYSYPPLVDDDFQTPLCENGPITSEDETESKEDIETDNKETGETNSSEEQAVVPKKISPVEQTSKAEESDKVDSKIKTLKKSLSMFKGVLLHISPAEELYFGSKEIGEKKCLIILTNVTKNVVAFKVRTTAPDKYRVKPSNSCCDPGSSLDVVVSLHGGFTISPQDRFLIMAAEMEQSCGTGAAELAQFWKDIPRNKIMEHSSEDIHLQLTRLLDINRKLQDEVDRCLWFQQLLFYLTVLLLAFATSCFYLLYSQRSNTL comes from the exons ATAAATCAGATAAATATGATACACGGGATGTGGAAAAACTACAGCAGGATGATAATTGGGTTGAAAGTTTTTTGTGTTGGCGACATGATGTGGTAGATGATACACTGAAGATGATTGATGAAAGCTTTCAGTGGAGAAAAGAATTTGGTGTCAATG ACCTGAGTGAATCCACTCTTCCCAAATGGCTATTTGAGGTTGGTGCTGTGTATCTACATGGGTACGACAAAGAGGGCAACAAATTGT TCTGGTTCAGAGTGAAGTTTCATAcaaaagacaataaaactatTTTGGACAAAAAGAAGCTCGTAGCCTTCTGGCTAGAACGCTATGCtaaaagagagaatggaaaacccttAACAGTGATGTTTGACATGTCTGAAACCGGACTGAGTAACATA gaCATGGATATTGTTCGGTTCATCATCaactgctttaaggtttattaTCCTAAATACCTCA CAAAAATTGTAGTCTTCGATATGCCATGGATTATGAATG CTGCTTTTAAAATTGTGAAAGGCTGGCTTGGTCCAGAAGCAGTGAACATGTTGAAGTTTACTGGTAAAAATGAAGTTCAGGAGTACGTCAGCATAGAATACTTGCCCCCACACATGGGTGGAACT GATCCTTTCAAGTATAGTTATCCGCCACTAGTAGATGATGATTTTCAAACCCCTTTGTGTGAAAATGGACCTATTACCAGTGAGGATGAAACTGAaagcaaagaagatatagaaacaGATAACAAAGAAACTGGGGAAACAAATTCCAGTGAAGAACAAGCTGTTGTTCCCAAAAAG ATTAGCCCAGTAGAACAAACTTCTAAAGCAGAAGAGTCGGATAAAGTggattcaaagataaaaacattaaagaaatcaTTAAGCATGTTTAAAGGAGTCCTGTTGCACATCAG CCCTGCTGAAGAACTTTATTTTGGATCCAAAGAAATTGGAGAGaagaagtgcttaataatactcacaaatgtaacaaaaaacgTAGTTGCATTTAAG GTGAGAACAACAGCTCCAGACAAATATAGAGTTAAGCCAAGTAATAGTTGCTGTGACCCTGGTTCATCATTAGATGTAGTGGTGTCTCTTCATGGGG GTTTCACAATTTCCCCTCAAGATCGTTTTCTCATAATGGCCGCAGAAATGGAACAGTCTTGTGGTACAGGAGCAGCAGAACTGGCACAGTTCTGGAAGGATATACCCAGAAACAAAATAATGGAGCATAG CAGTGAGGATATACATTTACaa cTCACCCGTTTACTAGACATCAATAGGAAACTTCAAGATGAAGTTGACCGTTGTCTCTGGTTTCAACAGCTGCTGTTTTATTTAACTGTGCTCTTACTTGCTTTTGCCACTTCTTGCTTCTATCTGCTATATAGTCAAAGGAGTAATACTCTGTAA
- the MOSPD2 gene encoding motile sperm domain-containing protein 2 isoform X1, whose translation MAQAPSQEKSKLVSETRRRFEAEYLADKSDKYDTRDVEKLQQDDNWVESFLCWRHDVVDDTLKMIDESFQWRKEFGVNDLSESTLPKWLFEVGAVYLHGYDKEGNKLFWFRVKFHTKDNKTILDKKKLVAFWLERYAKRENGKPLTVMFDMSETGLSNIDMDIVRFIINCFKVYYPKYLTKIVVFDMPWIMNAAFKIVKGWLGPEAVNMLKFTGKNEVQEYVSIEYLPPHMGGTDPFKYSYPPLVDDDFQTPLCENGPITSEDETESKEDIETDNKETGETNSSEEQAVVPKKISPVEQTSKAEESDKVDSKIKTLKKSLSMFKGVLLHISPAEELYFGSKEIGEKKCLIILTNVTKNVVAFKVRTTAPDKYRVKPSNSCCDPGSSLDVVVSLHGGFTISPQDRFLIMAAEMEQSCGTGAAELAQFWKDIPRNKIMEHRLRCHVDSSKPSSLTLKENSFTIPSKSSEDIHLQLTRLLDINRKLQDEVDRCLWFQQLLFYLTVLLLAFATSCFYLLYSQRSNTL comes from the exons ATAAATCAGATAAATATGATACACGGGATGTGGAAAAACTACAGCAGGATGATAATTGGGTTGAAAGTTTTTTGTGTTGGCGACATGATGTGGTAGATGATACACTGAAGATGATTGATGAAAGCTTTCAGTGGAGAAAAGAATTTGGTGTCAATG ACCTGAGTGAATCCACTCTTCCCAAATGGCTATTTGAGGTTGGTGCTGTGTATCTACATGGGTACGACAAAGAGGGCAACAAATTGT TCTGGTTCAGAGTGAAGTTTCATAcaaaagacaataaaactatTTTGGACAAAAAGAAGCTCGTAGCCTTCTGGCTAGAACGCTATGCtaaaagagagaatggaaaacccttAACAGTGATGTTTGACATGTCTGAAACCGGACTGAGTAACATA gaCATGGATATTGTTCGGTTCATCATCaactgctttaaggtttattaTCCTAAATACCTCA CAAAAATTGTAGTCTTCGATATGCCATGGATTATGAATG CTGCTTTTAAAATTGTGAAAGGCTGGCTTGGTCCAGAAGCAGTGAACATGTTGAAGTTTACTGGTAAAAATGAAGTTCAGGAGTACGTCAGCATAGAATACTTGCCCCCACACATGGGTGGAACT GATCCTTTCAAGTATAGTTATCCGCCACTAGTAGATGATGATTTTCAAACCCCTTTGTGTGAAAATGGACCTATTACCAGTGAGGATGAAACTGAaagcaaagaagatatagaaacaGATAACAAAGAAACTGGGGAAACAAATTCCAGTGAAGAACAAGCTGTTGTTCCCAAAAAG ATTAGCCCAGTAGAACAAACTTCTAAAGCAGAAGAGTCGGATAAAGTggattcaaagataaaaacattaaagaaatcaTTAAGCATGTTTAAAGGAGTCCTGTTGCACATCAG CCCTGCTGAAGAACTTTATTTTGGATCCAAAGAAATTGGAGAGaagaagtgcttaataatactcacaaatgtaacaaaaaacgTAGTTGCATTTAAG GTGAGAACAACAGCTCCAGACAAATATAGAGTTAAGCCAAGTAATAGTTGCTGTGACCCTGGTTCATCATTAGATGTAGTGGTGTCTCTTCATGGGG GTTTCACAATTTCCCCTCAAGATCGTTTTCTCATAATGGCCGCAGAAATGGAACAGTCTTGTGGTACAGGAGCAGCAGAACTGGCACAGTTCTGGAAGGATATACCCAGAAACAAAATAATGGAGCATAG GTTAAGATGCCACGTTGATAGCAGTAAACCATCTTCTcttacattaaaagaaaattcttttacCATTCCATCCAAAAGCAGTGAGGATATACATTTACaa cTCACCCGTTTACTAGACATCAATAGGAAACTTCAAGATGAAGTTGACCGTTGTCTCTGGTTTCAACAGCTGCTGTTTTATTTAACTGTGCTCTTACTTGCTTTTGCCACTTCTTGCTTCTATCTGCTATATAGTCAAAGGAGTAATACTCTGTAA